The following coding sequences are from one Myxococcales bacterium window:
- a CDS encoding RNA pseudouridine synthase, whose amino-acid sequence MSPGKIVWRNERLLAVDKAANVLTVPGRQGERDGRPCLGRWLEAELGVRLWPVHRLDFEVAGLVVFACDAGAHRAASLAFEQRLVRKTYEGLTALPPAPPDPGSAWTWESQLVRGKRRSFAAPYGQWARTRAVFVRRLESAVGLPGLEGVAPPLGIWKLFPETGRPHQLRVHLAAAGFPLLGDPLYGGPPAPSREGIALRSVSLVFPGALSDELGVPSELQVPGLFG is encoded by the coding sequence ATGAGCCCTGGGAAGATCGTATGGCGAAACGAGCGCCTGTTGGCCGTCGACAAGGCGGCGAACGTGTTGACGGTGCCCGGGCGACAGGGCGAGCGGGACGGCCGGCCGTGCCTCGGGCGTTGGCTGGAGGCTGAGTTGGGTGTGCGGCTTTGGCCCGTGCATCGGCTCGATTTCGAGGTGGCGGGTTTGGTGGTCTTCGCCTGCGATGCCGGGGCGCACCGGGCGGCGTCCCTGGCGTTCGAGCAACGGCTGGTCCGCAAGACGTACGAAGGGCTCACCGCGCTGCCGCCGGCGCCCCCGGACCCCGGTTCGGCGTGGACCTGGGAGAGTCAGCTGGTCCGTGGCAAGCGCCGCTCGTTCGCTGCGCCCTACGGTCAGTGGGCGCGTACGCGGGCCGTGTTCGTACGCCGGCTCGAGAGCGCCGTGGGCCTTCCCGGGCTCGAGGGTGTGGCTCCGCCGCTCGGTATCTGGAAGCTGTTTCCCGAGACCGGCCGGCCTCATCAGCTGCGGGTGCATCTGGCCGCTGCGGGGTTTCCGCTGCTGGGTGACCCGCTTTACGGGGGGCCTCCTGCGCCCTCGCGCGAGGGGATTGCGCTTCGATCCGTGTCGCTCGTTTTCCCTGGCGCGCTCAGCGACGAGCTGGGCGTGCCTTCAGAGCTGCAGGTGCCGGGCCTTTTCGGGTAA
- a CDS encoding HDOD domain-containing protein yields the protein MHPSLTPRQGIDTLAAFTETLLRSTQAAFASGEITVPPLNWAAAGLLTRHETPSLDWLVGAVASDDALASAVLRIANAPSYQPRWPVVSVGQAATRLGAEALAEIALAASMQTHLFAVPGFENEQRAFWRQALASAVLAKELSRSCGVAEAEGFACGLLHEVGTPIALCATATRCHDLGWAPAAPGVREVVLDVARRVAPLAAATAIDTWALTSPLAGAIRRHEGAFRVTDSAHATVAHMATRMAATLYQGDGPWRPSYPVALRASAPDRVLRQTTRDPTSDHLEGLGESVRVHVDSLTV from the coding sequence ATGCACCCCTCGCTCACGCCTCGGCAAGGCATCGACACCTTGGCCGCGTTCACGGAAACCCTGCTGAGAAGTACGCAGGCCGCGTTTGCGTCCGGCGAGATCACCGTGCCTCCCCTCAATTGGGCGGCCGCCGGCCTGCTCACGCGACACGAAACGCCCTCGCTCGATTGGCTCGTGGGCGCGGTGGCCAGCGACGATGCCCTGGCCAGTGCGGTCTTGCGCATCGCGAATGCGCCTTCGTATCAGCCGCGCTGGCCCGTGGTCTCCGTGGGCCAAGCCGCCACCCGGCTCGGTGCAGAGGCCTTGGCCGAAATCGCTTTGGCCGCCTCCATGCAAACCCACCTGTTCGCCGTTCCCGGCTTCGAGAACGAACAGCGTGCCTTTTGGCGTCAGGCGCTCGCGTCGGCCGTCCTGGCCAAGGAGCTGAGCCGAAGCTGCGGGGTCGCGGAGGCCGAGGGCTTCGCCTGCGGCTTGCTGCACGAAGTGGGAACCCCCATCGCCCTGTGCGCGACGGCCACGCGCTGTCACGACCTGGGCTGGGCGCCCGCGGCACCCGGCGTGCGCGAGGTGGTCCTGGACGTGGCGCGCCGGGTGGCGCCGCTGGCGGCAGCCACGGCCATCGACACGTGGGCGCTGACCTCACCCCTGGCGGGCGCCATCCGAAGACACGAAGGCGCCTTTCGTGTGACCGACTCCGCCCACGCCACGGTGGCTCACATGGCCACACGGATGGCCGCAACGCTCTACCAGGGAGACGGCCCCTGGCGCCCCTCTTACCCCGTTGCCTTGCGGGCCTCGGCCCCGGACCGGGTGTTGCGGCAGACGACGCGGGACCCCACCTCCGACCACCTGGAAGGCCTCGGCGAGTCCGTGCGGGTCCACGTGGACTCTTTGACGGTGTGA
- a CDS encoding thioredoxin domain-containing protein: MNKRLVPAFVLSLASVSLGFGCQKQQAAAPAPAAKPAASASADGLDPARVVATIDGQTLTLAELDAEAKGELSRAQAEHAERVHGIRSQTLDGLVQKRLVDKKAKAEGLTAEQLIEREVTSKAPKPTDPEIQELYDRTKASGRPLPPIEQVREDITKFLTQRKSQDLQTAFMDGLKKDAKVETNLPPLLLPRVEVAAEGFSKGEAGAPITIVEFSDFECPFCGRAEEAVKKVMEAYKGKVRLVYRDFPLPFHAKAQKASEAALCAGEQGKYWEMHETLFANQQALEVSQLKDHAKKVGLEDKKFAECLESGRTASTVDASKKAGEAAGVTGTPAFFINGRPLSGAQPFERFKEIIDTELAGS, translated from the coding sequence ATGAACAAACGTCTCGTTCCCGCATTCGTCCTGTCGCTCGCCTCCGTGAGCCTGGGCTTTGGTTGTCAGAAACAGCAGGCGGCGGCGCCCGCCCCCGCCGCCAAGCCTGCGGCCTCCGCATCCGCCGACGGCCTCGATCCCGCACGCGTGGTGGCCACCATCGATGGCCAAACCCTCACCCTGGCCGAGCTCGACGCCGAGGCCAAAGGCGAGCTGTCGCGCGCCCAGGCCGAGCACGCCGAGCGTGTGCATGGCATCCGCTCGCAGACCCTCGACGGCCTCGTGCAAAAGCGCCTGGTCGACAAGAAGGCCAAGGCTGAAGGCCTCACGGCCGAGCAGCTCATCGAGCGCGAAGTCACGTCCAAGGCGCCCAAGCCCACGGACCCAGAAATTCAGGAGCTCTACGACCGCACGAAGGCCAGCGGCCGCCCTCTGCCGCCGATCGAGCAGGTTCGTGAAGACATCACGAAGTTTTTGACCCAGCGCAAGTCTCAAGACCTCCAGACCGCCTTCATGGACGGCCTGAAGAAGGATGCAAAGGTGGAGACCAACTTGCCGCCGCTCCTCCTGCCGCGCGTCGAGGTGGCCGCCGAGGGCTTCTCCAAGGGTGAAGCCGGAGCGCCCATCACGATCGTCGAGTTCTCCGACTTCGAGTGCCCCTTCTGTGGGCGCGCCGAAGAAGCGGTGAAGAAGGTGATGGAGGCCTACAAGGGCAAGGTGCGCTTGGTGTACCGCGACTTCCCGTTGCCGTTCCACGCCAAGGCCCAAAAGGCTTCGGAAGCGGCCCTCTGTGCTGGCGAACAGGGCAAGTACTGGGAGATGCACGAGACGCTCTTCGCCAATCAGCAAGCCCTCGAGGTGTCGCAGCTGAAGGACCACGCCAAGAAGGTTGGTCTCGAAGACAAGAAGTTCGCCGAGTGCCTGGAGAGCGGACGCACCGCCAGCACCGTGGACGCCTCCAAGAAGGCCGGCGAAGCCGCAGGGGTCACAGGGACACCCGCGTTCTTCATCAACGGCCGCCCCTTGTCCGGCGCTCAGCCCTTCGAGCGCTTCAAAGAGATCATCGACACCGAACTCGCCGGCAGCTGA
- a CDS encoding RNA-binding protein, which produces MGKKLYVGNLSFDATEVEVRDAFASCGDIAAVTIVMDRLTGRSRGFAFVEMGAEDTAQRAIEQMNGQSLHGRPLRVSEAIERPRQNRFDGPRSGGGGGGGGGGGGGYGRGGYDRGGGGGGGGDFDRGDRGGRRGERGERERGGRRDRNRW; this is translated from the coding sequence ATGGGAAAGAAGCTGTACGTTGGCAATCTGTCGTTCGACGCAACGGAGGTTGAAGTTCGCGATGCGTTTGCCTCCTGTGGAGACATCGCCGCCGTCACCATCGTCATGGACCGCTTGACGGGACGGTCACGCGGTTTTGCGTTCGTCGAGATGGGCGCCGAAGACACTGCCCAGCGCGCGATCGAACAAATGAACGGCCAATCCCTTCACGGACGCCCCCTGCGGGTGAGCGAAGCCATCGAGCGGCCGCGCCAAAACCGCTTCGACGGCCCCCGCAGCGGCGGGGGCGGCGGCGGCGGGGGCGGCGGCGGGGGTGGTTATGGCCGCGGTGGCTACGACCGCGGCGGCGGGGGTGGGGGGGGCGGCGATTTCGACCGCGGAGACCGCGGGGGGCGCCGGGGGGAGCGAGGAGAGCGTGAGCGGGGAGGACGGCGAGACAGAAATCGCTGGTAA
- a CDS encoding HAD hydrolase-like protein, with amino-acid sequence MIRYVAWDWNGTLLDDVDGCVHVLNRMLGHRGLGSMTREAYRERFGFPVRPFYETLGFDCSPGAYAALSEEFIAAYRGLRAEVSLHEGALDVLGRLGRCVQGQLVVSAMEHNLLGLMLADYGVLPHLQDHRGTQNLQAGSKVEIGVAALSALSAAAAEIVFVGDTEHDHEVAEAVGCQCVLLSQGHQNERRLRRTGRPVLSTLTSVVSWVEAQSAARW; translated from the coding sequence ATGATTCGCTACGTGGCCTGGGATTGGAACGGCACCTTACTCGACGACGTGGACGGGTGCGTGCACGTGCTCAACCGCATGCTGGGCCATCGCGGCCTGGGGTCGATGACCCGCGAGGCCTACCGGGAGCGCTTCGGGTTTCCGGTGCGCCCCTTTTACGAGACGCTGGGCTTCGACTGTTCACCCGGCGCCTACGCTGCTCTTTCCGAAGAGTTCATCGCGGCCTACCGGGGGCTGCGTGCCGAGGTCAGCCTGCACGAGGGCGCCCTCGATGTGCTGGGGCGCCTCGGGCGTTGCGTGCAGGGGCAGCTCGTGGTCTCGGCCATGGAGCACAACCTGCTCGGACTCATGTTGGCGGACTACGGCGTGCTTCCCCACTTGCAAGATCACCGAGGCACACAGAACCTGCAGGCAGGCTCGAAGGTGGAGATCGGCGTGGCCGCGTTGTCGGCGCTGTCGGCCGCCGCCGCCGAGATCGTGTTCGTGGGCGATACGGAGCACGATCACGAGGTCGCGGAGGCGGTGGGCTGCCAGTGCGTTTTGCTCTCGCAGGGGCATCAGAACGAACGCCGCCTCCGCCGCACGGGGCGGCCGGTGCTGTCCACGTTGACGAGCGTCGTCTCCTGGGTGGAGGCTCAGTCGGCCGCGCGCTGGTAG